The proteins below come from a single Campylobacter concisus genomic window:
- a CDS encoding lytic transglycosylase domain-containing protein, with translation MKAMLKIFLMFACSTLLLANTPEKSSYDTQVKILKELDIDASFMKTSHYAKMRKGIKQSQLETFTDALKNGYMYIPMVKEQIKKSGVPESFFYLAMIESGFSNHTVSNAKATGMWQFMEQTARLHGLKVGQYVDERKDPVESTIAATNYLKSLKNQFGKWYLAAMAYNCGDGALKRAIQKAGTDDLVTLLDAEKKYLPAETRNFVIKILRAAYTAKDADFLMSKDSSLLNINGGLKLVKVKVPGGTNLAQIGDSIGLSTKKMKNNNPHLKFVFTPPTLKDYYVYIPENKKQLFAENFKPFNGKNNFYAYVVKKGETLLSISKKTGVSHRAIKDYNELSTNAVSYNQKLIIPFSAQNKSQNYLVQAGDTIASLSKKFNVSEKDLKDANSFASSNLNVGANIVIP, from the coding sequence ATGAAAGCAATGCTTAAAATATTTTTAATGTTTGCATGTAGTACCTTGCTACTAGCAAATACACCTGAAAAGAGCTCATACGATACTCAGGTAAAAATTTTAAAAGAGTTGGACATCGATGCTAGCTTTATGAAGACTTCTCACTATGCAAAGATGAGGAAAGGTATCAAACAATCACAACTTGAAACATTTACAGATGCTCTAAAAAATGGTTATATGTATATACCGATGGTAAAAGAGCAGATCAAAAAATCAGGCGTACCTGAGTCATTCTTTTATCTAGCTATGATAGAATCAGGCTTTTCAAATCACACAGTCTCAAACGCAAAAGCTACTGGCATGTGGCAGTTTATGGAGCAAACGGCTAGACTGCATGGTCTAAAGGTAGGACAGTATGTCGATGAGAGAAAAGATCCAGTAGAGTCTACTATTGCAGCAACAAATTATCTAAAGTCGCTTAAAAATCAATTTGGCAAATGGTATCTAGCAGCTATGGCCTATAACTGCGGTGATGGAGCTTTAAAAAGAGCCATACAAAAAGCTGGTACAGATGATCTTGTAACGCTTCTTGATGCTGAGAAAAAATACCTTCCAGCCGAAACTAGAAATTTTGTTATCAAAATTTTAAGAGCAGCATATACCGCAAAAGACGCGGACTTCTTGATGTCTAAAGATTCATCTTTATTAAATATAAATGGAGGACTAAAGCTTGTAAAAGTAAAAGTTCCAGGCGGTACAAATTTAGCTCAAATAGGCGATAGTATCGGTCTTAGTACAAAAAAAATGAAAAACAACAATCCGCACTTAAAATTTGTATTTACTCCACCAACTCTAAAAGATTATTATGTTTATATCCCTGAAAATAAAAAGCAGCTTTTTGCAGAAAATTTCAAGCCATTTAATGGTAAAAACAATTTTTATGCCTACGTTGTAAAAAAAGGCGAAACATTACTTTCTATCTCTAAAAAAACAGGTGTTAGTCATAGAGCGATCAAGGACTACAACGAGCTTAGCACAAATGCCGTAAGCTATAATCAAAAACTAATTATTCCATTTTCCGCCCAAAATAAATCTCAAAACTATCTAGTCCAAGCTGGTGATACGATAGCTTCTTTATCTAAAAAATTTAATGTGAGCGAAAAAGATTTAAAAGATGCAAATTCTTTTGCTAGTTCAAATTTAAATGTTGGAGCAAATATTGTCATACCATAA
- a CDS encoding TatD family hydrolase: MIIDTHCHLDSKVYDPDLDKILDEARNLGLKGFIIPGADINDLPKAAKIAHENSDIFFAVGVHPYDKESFSIEILRNFAKDEKCVAIGECGLDYYRLPKDENEKIKEKDEQKRIFLAQLDLAVELKKPVILHIREANEDSFNILKEYSPKLEAGAILHCYNASPLLLELCKFGNFHFGIGGVLTFKNAKNLVEILPKIPFDRIVIETDAPYLTPEPNRGKRNEPAFTTFVAKKIAEILNLEFEVVCEKTSNNAKRLFKCFA; the protein is encoded by the coding sequence ATGATTATAGATACGCATTGTCATTTAGATAGTAAAGTTTATGATCCTGACCTTGATAAAATTTTAGATGAAGCTAGAAATTTAGGGCTAAAAGGCTTTATTATCCCGGGAGCTGATATCAATGATTTACCAAAAGCGGCTAAAATAGCGCATGAAAATTCTGACATTTTCTTTGCCGTTGGAGTTCATCCATATGATAAAGAGAGTTTTAGTATTGAAATTTTAAGAAATTTTGCTAAAGATGAAAAATGCGTGGCGATTGGTGAATGTGGTCTTGATTACTACCGTTTGCCAAAAGATGAAAATGAAAAGATAAAAGAAAAAGATGAACAAAAACGTATTTTTTTAGCTCAACTTGATTTAGCTGTTGAGTTAAAAAAACCCGTTATTCTTCACATTAGGGAGGCTAATGAGGACTCTTTTAATATCTTAAAAGAGTATTCACCAAAGCTTGAAGCTGGAGCGATTTTGCACTGTTATAATGCTTCGCCACTTCTTTTAGAGCTTTGTAAATTTGGGAATTTTCATTTTGGTATAGGCGGTGTTTTAACATTTAAAAATGCTAAAAATTTAGTCGAAATTTTGCCAAAAATCCCATTTGATAGGATAGTTATTGAAACTGACGCTCCTTATCTCACGCCAGAACCAAATCGTGGCAAGAGAAATGAGCCGGCGTTTACGACATTTGTTGCTAAAAAGATAGCTGAAATTTTAAACCTTGAGTTTGAAGTTGTTTGTGAAAAAACTTCAAATAATGCCAAAAGGTTGTTTAAGTGCTTTGCTTAA
- a CDS encoding diguanylate cyclase has translation MERILVVDDNKALAKLIVMQMEKTIDDMTIDVAYSFAEAKTLISEHDKDYFMTILDLNLPDAPNGEIVDYALSKGLSAIVLTGSIDDETRQNFINKDIVDYVYKGNMDDINYIFQMINRLSKNRQYKVLVVEDSLPFRNMIKKILTSLQFKVLAAAHGEEAMNYFADNPDINLIITDYRMPVKDGLEVLKEVRKEKDKNSLGVIVMTSPSEKTDASIFLKNGASDFIAKPFSKEELICRVNNTIEAMENINKIANFANRDFLTGVYNRRFFYSDVEEYVQVAEETNEPYAFAMIDVDYFKKINDKYGHDGGDKVLKSIAKILNDNTKGSDIVARFGGEEFCVVLKKINKEEAVKFFVNLRAKVAENEVTIKKEKVKVTISIGVSFGNGHCEIDDMLEACDSALYTAKENGRNRVEIAL, from the coding sequence ATGGAAAGAATCCTTGTAGTTGATGATAATAAGGCGCTAGCAAAGCTGATTGTTATGCAAATGGAAAAGACTATTGATGATATGACAATTGATGTCGCATACAGTTTTGCCGAGGCTAAGACGCTAATTAGCGAGCATGACAAAGATTATTTTATGACTATTTTGGATTTAAATTTACCAGATGCTCCAAATGGAGAGATCGTTGATTATGCGCTTTCCAAAGGACTTTCGGCTATCGTTTTAACAGGTAGCATTGACGATGAAACAAGGCAAAATTTTATAAATAAAGATATTGTGGATTATGTTTATAAAGGGAATATGGACGATATCAACTATATCTTCCAAATGATAAATAGACTGAGCAAAAATAGACAATATAAGGTTTTGGTTGTCGAAGACTCGCTTCCTTTTAGAAATATGATAAAAAAGATATTAACCAGCCTTCAGTTTAAAGTTTTGGCCGCAGCTCACGGCGAAGAGGCAATGAACTATTTTGCGGATAATCCTGATATAAATCTTATAATAACTGATTATAGAATGCCGGTAAAAGATGGTCTTGAAGTTTTAAAAGAGGTTAGAAAAGAAAAAGATAAAAATAGTCTTGGTGTAATCGTTATGACATCGCCTAGCGAAAAGACTGACGCATCAATATTTTTAAAAAATGGTGCGAGCGATTTTATAGCAAAACCATTTTCAAAAGAAGAGCTAATATGCCGTGTTAATAATACGATCGAAGCGATGGAAAATATAAACAAGATAGCAAATTTTGCAAATCGCGACTTCTTAACCGGAGTTTATAATAGAAGATTTTTTTATTCTGACGTAGAAGAGTATGTTCAAGTAGCTGAAGAGACTAATGAGCCTTACGCTTTTGCAATGATTGATGTTGATTATTTCAAAAAGATAAATGATAAATATGGCCATGATGGCGGAGATAAGGTACTAAAATCAATCGCAAAAATTTTAAATGACAATACAAAAGGAAGTGATATCGTTGCTAGATTTGGCGGCGAAGAATTTTGCGTTGTCCTTAAAAAGATAAATAAAGAAGAAGCTGTTAAATTTTTTGTAAATTTACGAGCCAAAGTGGCTGAAAATGAAGTAACTATAAAAAAGGAAAAAGTAAAAGTTACTATATCAATAGGTGTATCTTTTGGCAATGGGCATTGCGAGATAGACGATATGCTTGAGGCTTGCGATTCAGCACTTTACACCGCAAAAGAAAATGGTAGAAACAGAGTAGAAATAGCTTTATGA